In Herbaspirillum sp. WKF16, one genomic interval encodes:
- a CDS encoding ribonucleoside-diphosphate reductase subunit alpha, translating into MRSTQEISVKSPAAFGVTAADLEVSSDASSSAAAKAVAGLGEYRIIRRNGAVVGFEPSKISIAVTKAFLAVNGGQGAASARVREMVEQLTTNVVSALVRRQPTGGTFHIEDIQDQVELALMRSGEHDVARAYVLYRAKRMEERAQQGSAAKAAVSAPQLHVVEDGQSRPLDIAEVRTLIEAACVGLDKHVDSEAILAETVKNLYDGVPVEELYKSAILAARALMEKDPAYSQVTSRLLMHTIRKEVFGKEVAQADAPAEYLEYFPKYVKKGIDAELLDTKLAQFDLDKLAAAIKPERDLQFGYIGLQTLYDRYFLHIRGTRIEMPQAFYMRVAMGLALNEIDREGRAIEFYDLLSSFDFMSSTPTLFNSGTLRSQLSSCYLTTVADDLDGIYEAIKENALLAKFAGGLGNDWTPVRALGAHIKGTNGKSQGVVPFLKVVNDTAVAVNQGGKRKGAVCAYLETWHMDIEEFLELRKNTGDDRRRTHDMNTANWIPDLFMKRVMEKGEWTLFSPSDAPDLHDKFGRAFEEAYLGYEAKAARGELKLFKKVQANDLWRKMLSMLFETGHPWITFKDPCNIRSPQQHVGVVHSSNLCTEITLNTNDSEIAVCNLGSVNLPAHLVNGELDHAKLQRTVRTAMRMLDNVIDINYYAVKKARDSNLRHRPVGMGIMGFQDCLHMKRVPYASMDAVAFADRSMEAVCYYAYWASTELAEERGRYASYRGSLWDRGILPQDSLKLLAEERGGYLEADSSETMDWTALRARIKEHGMRNSNCVAIAPTATISNIIGVSACIEPTYQNLYVKSNLSGEFTEINEYLVRDLKARGLWDEVMISDLKYFDGSLAKIDRIPQDLRDIYATAFEVDPSWLVEAASRRQKWIDQAQSLNIYMAGASGKRLDETYKLAWLRGLKTTYYLRTIGATHTEKSTSRTGALNAVAVDGGLGGGSAASAPSVAAAPIASAASASSAYVLPSPGASIDADGPVCTMRPGDAGFEECEACQ; encoded by the coding sequence GTGCGCTCAACTCAAGAAATTTCCGTCAAATCTCCTGCCGCGTTTGGCGTGACCGCCGCCGACCTCGAGGTGTCTTCCGACGCCTCTTCGTCGGCTGCCGCCAAGGCTGTCGCCGGCCTGGGCGAATACCGCATCATCCGCCGCAACGGCGCGGTGGTCGGTTTCGAACCGTCCAAGATTTCCATCGCCGTGACCAAGGCCTTCCTGGCTGTCAACGGCGGCCAGGGTGCCGCCTCGGCGCGCGTGCGCGAGATGGTGGAGCAGCTCACCACCAACGTGGTGTCGGCGCTGGTGCGCCGCCAACCCACGGGCGGGACTTTCCATATCGAAGACATCCAGGACCAGGTTGAACTGGCCCTGATGCGTTCGGGCGAGCACGACGTCGCGCGCGCCTACGTGCTGTACCGCGCCAAGCGCATGGAAGAGCGCGCCCAGCAAGGCTCCGCCGCCAAGGCAGCCGTGTCGGCGCCGCAGCTGCACGTGGTGGAAGACGGCCAGAGCCGTCCGCTGGACATCGCCGAAGTGCGCACCCTGATCGAGGCGGCCTGCGTCGGCCTCGACAAGCATGTCGACAGCGAAGCCATCCTGGCCGAGACCGTCAAGAACCTGTACGACGGCGTGCCCGTCGAAGAGCTGTACAAGTCCGCCATCCTGGCTGCCCGCGCGCTGATGGAAAAGGACCCGGCCTACAGCCAGGTGACCTCGCGCCTGCTGATGCACACCATCCGCAAGGAAGTGTTCGGCAAGGAAGTGGCCCAGGCCGACGCCCCGGCCGAGTACCTGGAATACTTCCCCAAGTACGTCAAGAAGGGCATCGACGCCGAGCTGCTGGACACCAAGCTGGCCCAGTTCGACCTCGACAAGCTGGCCGCCGCCATCAAGCCCGAGCGCGACCTGCAATTCGGCTACATCGGCCTGCAGACCCTGTACGACCGCTACTTCCTGCACATCCGCGGCACCCGCATCGAAATGCCCCAGGCTTTCTACATGCGCGTGGCGATGGGCCTGGCCCTGAACGAGATCGACCGTGAAGGCCGCGCCATCGAGTTCTACGACCTGCTGTCCTCGTTCGACTTCATGAGCTCGACCCCGACGCTGTTCAACTCGGGCACCCTGCGTTCGCAGCTGTCGTCGTGCTACCTGACCACCGTCGCCGACGACCTCGACGGCATCTACGAAGCCATCAAGGAAAACGCCCTGCTGGCCAAGTTCGCCGGCGGCCTGGGCAACGACTGGACCCCGGTGCGCGCCCTGGGCGCCCACATCAAGGGCACCAACGGCAAGTCGCAAGGCGTGGTGCCGTTCCTGAAGGTGGTCAACGACACCGCCGTGGCGGTCAACCAGGGCGGCAAGCGCAAGGGCGCGGTCTGCGCCTACCTGGAAACCTGGCACATGGACATCGAGGAATTCCTCGAGCTGCGCAAGAACACCGGCGACGACCGCCGCCGCACCCACGACATGAACACCGCGAACTGGATTCCCGACCTGTTCATGAAGCGCGTGATGGAAAAGGGCGAGTGGACCCTGTTCTCGCCCTCCGACGCTCCCGACCTGCACGACAAGTTCGGCCGCGCGTTCGAGGAAGCCTACCTCGGCTACGAGGCCAAGGCTGCCCGCGGCGAGCTCAAGCTGTTCAAGAAGGTCCAGGCCAACGACCTGTGGCGCAAGATGCTGTCCATGCTGTTCGAAACCGGCCACCCATGGATCACCTTCAAGGATCCTTGCAACATCCGTTCGCCGCAGCAGCACGTGGGCGTGGTGCACAGCTCCAACCTGTGCACCGAGATCACCCTGAACACCAACGATTCCGAAATCGCGGTGTGCAACCTGGGTTCGGTCAACCTGCCGGCGCACCTGGTCAATGGCGAGCTGGACCATGCCAAGCTGCAGCGCACCGTGCGCACCGCCATGCGCATGCTGGACAACGTCATCGACATCAACTACTACGCCGTCAAGAAGGCGCGTGATTCCAACCTGCGCCACCGTCCGGTGGGCATGGGCATCATGGGCTTCCAGGACTGCCTGCACATGAAGCGCGTGCCGTACGCGTCGATGGACGCCGTCGCCTTCGCCGACCGTTCGATGGAAGCCGTCTGCTACTACGCCTACTGGGCCTCGACCGAGCTGGCCGAGGAACGCGGCCGTTACGCCTCCTACCGCGGCTCGCTGTGGGACCGCGGCATCCTGCCGCAGGACTCGCTCAAGCTGCTGGCCGAGGAACGCGGCGGCTACCTGGAGGCCGACAGCTCCGAGACCATGGACTGGACCGCCCTGCGCGCCCGCATCAAGGAACACGGCATGCGCAACTCGAACTGCGTGGCGATCGCCCCGACCGCGACCATTTCGAACATCATCGGCGTGTCGGCCTGCATCGAACCGACCTACCAGAACCTGTACGTGAAGTCGAACCTGTCGGGCGAGTTCACCGAAATCAACGAGTACCTGGTGCGTGACCTGAAGGCGCGCGGCCTGTGGGACGAAGTGATGATTTCCGACCTCAAGTATTTCGACGGCAGCCTGGCCAAGATCGACCGCATCCCGCAAGACCTGCGCGACATCTACGCCACCGCCTTCGAAGTCGACCCGTCGTGGCTGGTGGAAGCCGCCTCGCGCCGCCAGAAGTGGATCGACCAGGCCCAGTCGCTGAACATCTACATGGCCGGCGCATCGGGCAAGCGCCTGGACGAGACCTACAAGCTGGCGTGGCTGCGTGGCCTGAAGACCACCTACTACCTGCGCACCATCGGCGCCACCCACACCGAGAAGTCGACTTCCCGCACCGGCGCGCTCAACGCCGTGGCAGTGGACGGCGGCTTGGGCGGCGGTTCGGCGGCATCGGCGCCGTCGGTGGCGGCCGCGCCGATCGCTTCGGCCGCCTCGGCATCGTCGGCCTACGTGCTGCCGAGCCCGGGCGCCTCGATCGACGCCGACGGCCCGGTCTGCACCATGCGTCCGGGCGACGCCGGTTTCGAAGAGTGCGAAGCCTGCCAGTAA
- a CDS encoding YggT family protein gives MLHSILMLIVDAVASILAGVMLLRFWMQVVRVRPPQSVGQFVYQLSDWLVKPLRRAMPGGAYDWASLLGAFLIVLLSIIAAIGIESGFEFKTILLLSLVRFFQWIFYGFMATLIIEAIFSWVNPYAPLAPFVRALNEPLLRPLRKIIPLIGGVDLSPLAALILLQIAVRVVTTLLLSLA, from the coding sequence GTGCTGCATAGTATTCTCATGTTGATCGTCGACGCCGTCGCCAGCATCCTGGCCGGCGTCATGCTGCTGCGTTTCTGGATGCAGGTGGTGCGCGTGCGTCCGCCGCAATCGGTGGGGCAGTTCGTCTATCAGCTGTCGGACTGGCTGGTCAAGCCGCTGCGCCGCGCCATGCCCGGCGGCGCCTACGACTGGGCCAGCTTGCTGGGCGCCTTCCTGATCGTGCTGCTGTCCATCATCGCCGCGATCGGCATCGAGTCCGGGTTCGAGTTCAAGACCATCCTGCTGCTGTCGCTGGTGCGTTTCTTCCAGTGGATCTTCTACGGCTTCATGGCCACGCTGATCATCGAAGCCATCTTCAGCTGGGTCAACCCCTACGCGCCGCTGGCGCCGTTCGTACGCGCCCTCAACGAGCCGCTGCTGCGCCCGCTGCGCAAGATCATTCCCCTGATCGGCGGCGTCGACCTGTCGCCGCTGGCAGCGCTGATCCTGCTTCAGATCGCGGTGCGGGTGGTCACCACGCTGCTGCTTTCTCTCGCCTGA
- a CDS encoding peroxiredoxin: protein MQTTLSQPVARGLRRSLGIALLASAALLAQPAMAALKPGDKAPEFSAPSSLGGQVSTFSLNAALKKGPVVLYFFPAAFTTGCTIEAHLFAEATDRYKALGATVIGVSADSIETLNKFSVSECRSKFAVAADGDQKIMKSFDAVLNKNAERASRTSYVIAPDHTVIYEYTDMNPEKHVENTMHALEQWSARKK, encoded by the coding sequence ATGCAGACCACCTTGTCCCAACCCGTCGCGCGCGGTTTGCGCCGCAGCCTCGGTATCGCGCTGCTGGCAAGTGCGGCCTTGCTGGCGCAGCCAGCCATGGCGGCGCTCAAACCCGGAGACAAGGCGCCCGAGTTTTCGGCGCCGTCGTCGCTGGGCGGCCAGGTCTCCACCTTCTCGCTCAATGCCGCGCTCAAGAAGGGCCCGGTGGTGCTGTATTTCTTCCCGGCCGCCTTCACCACCGGCTGCACCATCGAGGCCCACCTGTTCGCCGAGGCGACCGACCGCTACAAGGCGCTGGGCGCAACCGTCATCGGCGTCTCGGCCGACAGCATCGAGACGCTCAACAAGTTCTCGGTCAGCGAGTGCCGCAGCAAGTTCGCAGTGGCGGCCGACGGCGACCAGAAGATCATGAAGTCCTTCGACGCCGTCCTGAACAAGAACGCGGAACGCGCCAGCCGCACCTCGTATGTGATCGCGCCCGACCACACGGTGATCTACGAGTACACCGACATGAACCCCGAGAAGCATGTGGAGAACACCATGCACGCGCTGGAGCAGTGGTCGGCGCGGAAGAAGTAG
- a CDS encoding histone H1-like DNA-binding protein: MATAAKKPAAKKPAAKKPAAAKAAAAPKKAVAAKAAAPKKAVAAKKPVAAKKAAAPKKAVAAKKPVAAKKPVAAKKAVAAKKPVAAKKAVAAKKPVAAKKAVAAKKPVAAKKAVAAKKPVAKKAVGAKKPVAAKKAVAAKKPVAKKAVAAKKPVAKKAAAPKAVAAKKPVAKKAAAPKAAAAKKPVAKKVAAPKAAAAKKPAAKPAVKAAAKPAAKPAVKKAAAPKKAAAKPAAAAAPAVKTVLNPAAAWPFPTGAGRP; encoded by the coding sequence ATGGCAACAGCAGCAAAGAAGCCAGCGGCCAAGAAGCCCGCTGCAAAGAAGCCGGCAGCCGCCAAGGCAGCCGCAGCTCCGAAGAAGGCCGTCGCCGCCAAGGCAGCAGCACCGAAGAAGGCAGTCGCTGCCAAGAAGCCGGTCGCCGCCAAGAAGGCAGCAGCACCGAAGAAGGCAGTCGCCGCCAAGAAGCCGGTCGCCGCCAAGAAGCCGGTTGCAGCCAAGAAGGCAGTCGCCGCCAAGAAGCCGGTCGCCGCCAAGAAGGCAGTCGCTGCCAAGAAGCCGGTCGCCGCCAAGAAGGCAGTCGCTGCCAAGAAGCCGGTCGCCGCCAAGAAGGCAGTCGCCGCCAAGAAGCCGGTCGCCAAGAAGGCAGTCGGTGCCAAGAAGCCGGTCGCCGCGAAGAAGGCAGTCGCTGCCAAGAAGCCGGTCGCCAAGAAGGCAGTCGCCGCCAAGAAGCCGGTCGCCAAGAAGGCAGCCGCTCCGAAGGCAGTCGCCGCCAAGAAGCCGGTCGCCAAGAAGGCAGCCGCTCCTAAGGCAGCAGCCGCCAAGAAGCCGGTCGCCAAGAAGGTCGCCGCTCCGAAGGCAGCAGCCGCCAAGAAGCCGGCAGCCAAGCCTGCAGTGAAGGCCGCCGCCAAGCCGGCAGCCAAGCCTGCGGTCAAGAAGGCAGCCGCTCCGAAGAAGGCAGCAGCCAAGCCTGCAGCAGCCGCAGCACCGGCCGTGAAGACCGTGCTGAACCCGGCAGCGGCTTGGCCGTTCCCGACCGGCGCTGGCCGTCCGTAA
- a CDS encoding ribonucleotide-diphosphate reductase subunit beta: protein MLSWDDEASAKPAQQPRPQHMPQPQLQPAFDNPQFADAALNPALVAREAPAADTTHRVNAADKRIINGHTDVNQLVPFKYKWAWDKYLAGCANHWMPQEINMQRDIELWKNPNGLTEDERRLVKRNLGFFVTADSLAANNIVLGTYRHITAPECRQYLLRQAFEEAIHTHAYQYIVESLGLDEAEIFNAYHEVESIRDKDEFLIPFINTLTNPEFKTGTVENDQKLLKSLIVFACIMEGLFFYVGFTQILALGRQNKMMGAAEQYQYILRDESMHCNFGIDLINTVKMENPHLWTPEFREEIKSLFLRAVELEYRYAEDTMPRGVLGLNAPMFKSYLRFIANRRAQQIGLDPLFAQEENPFPWMSEMIDLKKERNFFETRVIEYQTGGALSWE, encoded by the coding sequence ATGCTCTCTTGGGACGACGAAGCAAGCGCAAAGCCGGCTCAGCAGCCGCGCCCGCAGCACATGCCGCAACCCCAGCTGCAACCCGCCTTCGACAATCCGCAGTTCGCCGACGCCGCGCTGAACCCGGCGCTGGTCGCCCGCGAAGCGCCGGCCGCCGACACCACCCATCGCGTCAACGCCGCCGACAAGCGCATCATCAACGGCCACACCGACGTCAACCAGCTGGTGCCGTTCAAGTACAAGTGGGCGTGGGACAAGTACCTGGCCGGCTGCGCCAACCACTGGATGCCGCAGGAAATCAACATGCAGCGCGACATCGAGCTGTGGAAGAACCCGAACGGCCTGACCGAAGACGAACGCCGCCTGGTCAAGCGCAACCTCGGCTTCTTCGTGACCGCCGACTCGCTGGCCGCCAACAACATCGTGCTGGGCACCTATCGCCACATCACCGCGCCGGAGTGCCGCCAGTACCTGCTGCGCCAGGCCTTCGAAGAAGCGATCCACACCCACGCCTACCAGTACATCGTGGAGTCGCTGGGCCTGGATGAAGCGGAGATCTTCAACGCGTATCACGAGGTCGAATCGATCCGCGACAAGGACGAGTTCCTGATCCCCTTCATCAACACGCTGACCAATCCCGAGTTCAAGACCGGCACCGTCGAGAACGACCAGAAGCTGCTGAAGTCGCTGATCGTTTTCGCGTGCATCATGGAAGGCCTGTTCTTCTATGTCGGCTTCACGCAGATCCTTGCGCTGGGTCGCCAGAACAAGATGATGGGCGCCGCCGAGCAGTACCAGTACATCCTGCGCGACGAGTCGATGCACTGCAACTTCGGCATCGACTTGATCAACACGGTGAAGATGGAGAATCCGCACCTGTGGACTCCGGAGTTCCGCGAAGAGATCAAATCGTTGTTTTTACGCGCGGTGGAGTTGGAATATCGTTACGCAGAGGATACAATGCCGCGAGGTGTGCTAGGGTTGAACGCGCCGATGTTCAAGAGCTACCTTCGATTCATCGCGAATCGACGCGCACAACAAATCGGATTGGACCCGCTGTTCGCACAAGAAGAAAATCCGTTCCCGTGGATGAGCGAGATGATCGACTTGAAGAAGGAGCGCAACTTCTTTGAGACCCGTGTCATCGAATACCAAACCGGGGGTGCGCTGAGTTGGGAATGA